The sequence CCGGCCGAGACCGTGCCGGCCGCCACGATCCCCAAGCCCACCACAAGGCCCAAGAACCGTGAACTCAGGCCCTTTTCCACGAAAAGCGCTTCACCCGCCGCTTCCGGCAGGCGGGTGCTGAACTCGGCATAAGACAGCGCCGTGGGGGCGGCAATCGCGCCCGCGATGAGAAAGGATAATGGCGCCCAGACCCCCGCTTGCGCGGCCACGGCCCCCACAAGCACATAGATGCCGGCCCCCACCATGACCCCCACGCCATAGGCGGTCAGCAGGCCCAGCCCAATACGGCGTTGCAGGTGCTCGGTCATTCGTGCCCCCGTCCTCCAAACTGCCCGGGAGCCGGAAAATTCGAATTTTCCGGCACGGAATTCTTGATAAATTCCGTTCGCCCGCGCCCCATGGTCAGCCCCGGCTCAACCGCTCCGGCAGACCGTTGGCCCATGTGCTGATGGTGCCCGCGCCAAGGCAGACAACCATGTCCCCCGGTTTCGCCTGTTCGCGGACCAGCCGCTCCAGATCGTCCTCGTCCTGAATGGCCCGTGCATGGCGATGCCCTGCGCGGATCAACCCGGCCACCAGATCGTCCCGCGTGGCCCCTTCGATGGGGTCTTCGCCCGCGGCATAGACCTCGGCGATGGCCACCACGTCGGCCTCGTTGAAACAGGCGCAGAAATCATCGAAATGGTGATGCAGGCGGGTATAGCGGTGCGGTTGATGCACGGCGATGACCCGCCCCTCGCAGGCCTGCCGCGCCGCCTTCAGAACGGCGGCAATCTCGGTCGGGTGGTGACCGTAATCATCGATCACCGTCACGCCGTTCACCTCGCCCACACGGGTAAAGCGGCGGTTCACGCCTCCAAAACTCGCCAAAGCCTCGCGGATTTCCTCGCGCTTCATGCCCAGATGCCGGGCAACGGCCACGGCACTCAAGGCATTGCTGACGTTATGATCCCCCGGCATCGGCAACCGGCACCCCTCGATCACCTTGCCCTCGGCCTGCAGCGCCACATCGAAATGCGCCACGCCCTTTTCATAGCGCAGGTTCATGGCCCGGATGTCAGCCTGCGTGTTGAACCCGTAGGTCACCACCCGCCGGTCGGTCAGCTTGGCCACAAGCGCCTGCACATCCGGATCATCGGTGCAGCAGACCGCAAGGCCGTAAAAGGGAATGTTGCTCACGAAGTCATAAAAGCCCCGGTGCAGGTTTTCCTCGGTGCCCCAATGCTCCATGTGCTCGGGGTCGATATTGGTAACAATGGCAATCGTCGCGGGCAGGCGGTTGAAGGTGCCGTCGCTTTCGTCGGCCTCGACCACCATCCATTCGCCCTGCCCGACGCGGGCGTTCGATCCATAGGCATGGATGATGCCGCCATTGATCACCGTGGGGTCGAACTTGCCATGATCCAGCAAGGCCGCGACCATCGTGGTGGTGGTGGTCTTGCCATGGGTGCCCGCCACGGCGACATTGGATTTCAACCGCATCAACTCGGCCAGCATCTCGGCCCGGCGCACCACCGGAAGGCCCTTCCGGCGCGCCTCGTCCAACTCCGGGTTCCCCGGCTTGATCGCGCTTGAAATCACCACCACCTCGGCCTCGTCAAGGTTCTCCGCCGTCTGCCCCTGAAAGATATGCGCGCCCATGGCCTCAAGCCGCTGGGTGATGGGCGTCGATTTCAAATCGCTGCCCTGCACCACGTAGCCATGGTTCAACAGTACCTCGGCGATCCCCGACATGCCGATGCCGCCAATGCCGACGAAATGGATGGGGCCCACGTCCCCCGGCAGTTTGGTTGCGGCATTCATCGCTCTGTCCCCTCTGATCGCCAGATCTTTC comes from Roseovarius bejariae and encodes:
- the murC gene encoding UDP-N-acetylmuramate--L-alanine ligase, with translation MNAATKLPGDVGPIHFVGIGGIGMSGIAEVLLNHGYVVQGSDLKSTPITQRLEAMGAHIFQGQTAENLDEAEVVVISSAIKPGNPELDEARRKGLPVVRRAEMLAELMRLKSNVAVAGTHGKTTTTTMVAALLDHGKFDPTVINGGIIHAYGSNARVGQGEWMVVEADESDGTFNRLPATIAIVTNIDPEHMEHWGTEENLHRGFYDFVSNIPFYGLAVCCTDDPDVQALVAKLTDRRVVTYGFNTQADIRAMNLRYEKGVAHFDVALQAEGKVIEGCRLPMPGDHNVSNALSAVAVARHLGMKREEIREALASFGGVNRRFTRVGEVNGVTVIDDYGHHPTEIAAVLKAARQACEGRVIAVHQPHRYTRLHHHFDDFCACFNEADVVAIAEVYAAGEDPIEGATRDDLVAGLIRAGHRHARAIQDEDDLERLVREQAKPGDMVVCLGAGTISTWANGLPERLSRG